In Dyadobacter subterraneus, a single genomic region encodes these proteins:
- a CDS encoding AMP-binding protein, which yields MIAVSKETYPWLKYYTQGVPYEINPDAYSSLIDLMDIGFGLYKDRSAYANMGKELTFGKLDELSRNFAAYLENLGLRKGDRIAIQMPNLLQYPIAMFGALRAGLVIVNTNPLYTPREMQHQFKDSGVKAIVILANFAAHLEKIVANTEIEHIIITEIGDLLGFPKKLIVNTVVKYVKKMVPAYHISGAVSFSEALSLGAGLTYTKPSVSNIDIAFIQYTGGTTGVSKGAMLTHRNLIANVEANSAWITPVMGEMEIPVFVAALPLYHVYALTVNALTGIKIGAMNVLITNPRDMNAFINDLKKYRINVFTGVNTMFNGLMNNPRFAEIDFSQLKATTAGGMALQKVVAERWLTATGCPACEGYGLSETSPVLSSNLLIGENRIGTIGIPWPSTAMAILRENGEWADTGEVGEICAFGPQVMLGYFNRPDETALVIFEKDGKRWFKTGDLGYEDADGYFKIVDRKKDMILVSGFNVYPNEVEDVVSQCPGVLEVACVGIPDEKSGELVKLFIVKKDPELTEETVRAFCKENLTAYKCPKKIEFRTELPKTNVGKILRRVLREEEIGKLNK from the coding sequence ATGATTGCCGTGTCAAAAGAAACATATCCCTGGCTGAAATATTATACCCAAGGCGTTCCTTACGAAATAAATCCTGATGCCTATTCTTCACTTATTGATTTGATGGACATTGGTTTCGGATTATATAAAGACAGGTCTGCTTATGCCAACATGGGCAAAGAGCTGACTTTTGGCAAACTGGATGAACTTTCAAGAAATTTCGCAGCGTATCTGGAAAATCTGGGATTGCGGAAAGGCGACAGAATTGCAATTCAAATGCCAAATTTGCTGCAATATCCAATCGCAATGTTTGGCGCTTTAAGGGCAGGTTTGGTGATCGTCAATACAAATCCGCTTTATACGCCACGAGAAATGCAGCATCAGTTTAAAGATTCCGGCGTTAAGGCAATTGTCATTCTTGCCAACTTCGCAGCACATCTCGAAAAAATTGTTGCTAATACTGAAATCGAACATATAATCATTACTGAAATTGGCGATTTGCTGGGTTTTCCAAAAAAGCTCATTGTAAACACAGTCGTGAAATATGTCAAAAAGATGGTTCCGGCTTATCATATTTCAGGAGCCGTTTCTTTCAGTGAAGCACTTTCGCTTGGTGCCGGGCTTACTTATACAAAGCCTTCTGTTTCAAATATTGATATTGCTTTTATTCAATATACAGGAGGAACAACCGGCGTTTCAAAAGGTGCAATGCTTACACACCGAAATTTAATTGCCAATGTAGAAGCAAATAGTGCCTGGATCACACCAGTAATGGGTGAAATGGAAATTCCGGTTTTTGTGGCTGCACTGCCGCTTTACCACGTTTACGCACTGACAGTAAATGCGCTTACCGGAATAAAAATCGGTGCAATGAATGTATTGATTACCAATCCCCGGGACATGAATGCTTTCATTAACGATCTGAAAAAGTACAGAATTAATGTATTTACAGGCGTTAACACCATGTTCAATGGATTAATGAATAATCCGCGTTTTGCAGAAATTGATTTTAGTCAGTTGAAAGCAACCACTGCGGGCGGAATGGCCTTGCAAAAAGTTGTTGCTGAAAGATGGTTGACCGCAACGGGCTGTCCGGCTTGTGAAGGTTACGGACTTTCAGAAACATCGCCTGTTTTGTCGTCCAATTTATTAATTGGTGAAAACAGAATTGGAACAATCGGAATTCCCTGGCCAAGTACTGCCATGGCCATTTTAAGAGAAAATGGAGAGTGGGCTGATACGGGGGAAGTTGGTGAAATTTGTGCATTCGGTCCACAGGTTATGCTTGGATATTTTAATCGTCCGGACGAAACGGCTTTGGTTATTTTTGAAAAAGACGGAAAACGCTGGTTCAAAACCGGCGACCTGGGTTACGAAGATGCCGACGGATACTTCAAAATTGTAGACCGGAAAAAAGATATGATTCTGGTGTCTGGTTTCAATGTATATCCAAATGAAGTTGAAGATGTAGTTTCACAATGTCCGGGAGTTCTGGAAGTGGCTTGTGTAGGTATTCCGGATGAAAAATCTGGTGAACTTGTCAAATTATTTATCGTTAAAAAAGATCCTGAGCTTACGGAAGAAACAGTAAGAGCGTTTTGCAAAGAAAACCTGACTGCCTATAAATGCCCTAAGAAAATTGAATTCAGAACTGAATTACCAAAAACAAATGTTGGTAAGATTTTGAGGCGGGTTTTGAGGGAGGAGGAAATTGGGAAGTTGAACAAATGA
- a CDS encoding type II toxin-antitoxin system VapC family toxin, translating into MGKKFLIDTNTLIDAQTHKLSENGLRFLADVINEDFTISFITYIEFLGYKNATKAMEEFIALANVVQIDTVIIDICISLRKTQRIKLADTIIAATALANGYTLITNNEKDFINIKNLDVVNLHKI; encoded by the coding sequence ATGGGAAAGAAATTTCTGATAGATACTAACACACTTATTGATGCCCAGACGCATAAATTATCCGAAAATGGGTTACGTTTTTTGGCTGATGTAATTAACGAAGACTTTACAATTTCATTTATTACGTATATAGAATTTTTGGGATACAAAAATGCAACAAAAGCTATGGAAGAATTCATTGCACTGGCTAACGTTGTTCAGATTGATACAGTCATTATTGATATTTGCATATCACTACGAAAAACACAGAGGATCAAGCTTGCTGATACAATTATTGCCGCGACTGCCTTGGCTAATGGCTATACATTGATCACAAATAATGAGAAAGATTTTATAAATATAAAAAATCTAGATGTGGTTAATCTTCATAAAATTTAA
- a CDS encoding alpha/beta fold hydrolase: MNLHRKTLVLLHGHGVDDSIWDSVDASINEYYTVVRPNISLFTFCKTVEEYADELHRFLTNAVIEKCTLIGHSMGGYIALAFAEKYPEMLEGFGLFHSTAYADDEAKKHQRNQTIDLLRNYGTEMFVKNTAGNLYGDRFKELYPEKIKEHIARFGKIPAEALITGINAMRDRKDRTAVLATMPFPVLFIIGMQDKLIPFESCISLSEYPKQSYPFILAEAGHMGMVERPDASARMISWYMTKI; this comes from the coding sequence ATGAATCTACACAGAAAAACACTGGTATTATTGCATGGTCACGGGGTAGACGATTCCATCTGGGATAGTGTTGATGCCTCAATAAATGAATATTACACCGTAGTCAGGCCTAATATTTCTCTCTTTACTTTTTGTAAAACCGTTGAAGAATACGCTGATGAACTGCACCGTTTTCTTACCAATGCAGTCATAGAAAAATGCACATTAATTGGCCATTCCATGGGCGGTTATATCGCTCTTGCTTTTGCCGAAAAATATCCTGAAATGCTTGAAGGTTTCGGGTTATTCCATTCAACCGCTTATGCTGATGACGAAGCGAAAAAACATCAACGCAATCAAACAATAGATCTGCTGCGGAATTACGGTACAGAAATGTTTGTAAAAAATACCGCCGGTAATTTATACGGAGATCGTTTCAAAGAACTTTATCCTGAAAAGATAAAAGAACATATCGCCCGTTTCGGAAAAATACCAGCCGAAGCATTAATAACAGGAATTAACGCCATGCGTGACCGGAAAGATCGTACAGCAGTTTTGGCTACTATGCCATTTCCCGTACTATTTATTATTGGTATGCAGGACAAACTTATACCTTTCGAAAGCTGCATCAGTTTGTCGGAATATCCAAAACAAAGTTATCCGTTTATTCTTGCGGAGGCCGGACATATGGGTATGGTTGAACGTCCGGATGCTTCTGCCCGTATGATAAGTTGGTATATGACAAAAATATAA
- a CDS encoding alpha/beta hydrolase family protein, which yields MQKNTSTIHFHKSWLLLIWVLLFFTACSNDDDKDVKPEENKYLVSSTFIKDLTKDDIAKIYPLLAGYAKYNVKVYKVTYKTTNTDGSAITASGAVLLPVTDQSVSLISVQHGTITTDDAAPSNFQSGSEAATFGSVFGSMGYIISYPDYIGYGASKDLPHPYEHRASLASSTLDMLRAAKEMLKQQTDVKWNEKLYVAGYSEGGYATMCLQKKIEEEASSEFNLRASSCGAGAYDKTAFMKYVINSSVNTVASYNSLYLWVMLTYDRIYKLNKPKTYYFKDPYAAQIEQLGIANPINVSFNTILTDSFKTAVNTGTDTGFIAAIGDNDVYDWKPNTPTRLFHGDADPLVFYFNSVNAEAAMKKRGATDVVLITIPGGTHSSSITTFLAGTLAFFTDSKYQ from the coding sequence ATGCAAAAGAACACTTCTACAATCCATTTCCATAAAAGCTGGTTACTTCTCATTTGGGTTTTATTATTTTTTACTGCTTGTAGCAACGATGATGATAAGGACGTAAAACCGGAAGAAAACAAATACCTCGTTTCAAGCACTTTTATTAAGGATCTTACCAAGGATGATATTGCTAAAATCTATCCTCTTCTGGCAGGTTATGCAAAATACAATGTAAAAGTTTACAAAGTCACTTATAAAACTACCAATACAGACGGTTCAGCGATCACGGCGTCGGGAGCAGTTTTATTACCTGTAACAGATCAGTCGGTTTCGCTGATAAGCGTTCAGCACGGAACTATCACAACGGATGACGCTGCGCCTTCCAATTTCCAGAGTGGTTCAGAAGCAGCCACTTTTGGGTCCGTATTTGGATCTATGGGTTACATCATTTCATATCCTGACTACATAGGTTATGGCGCTTCCAAAGATTTGCCGCATCCATATGAACATCGTGCAAGTCTTGCTTCCTCAACACTGGATATGTTGCGGGCCGCCAAGGAAATGTTGAAGCAACAAACCGACGTGAAATGGAATGAAAAATTATATGTTGCCGGCTATTCCGAAGGAGGTTATGCGACAATGTGTTTGCAGAAAAAAATCGAGGAAGAAGCTTCTTCTGAATTTAATCTGAGAGCATCAAGCTGTGGTGCAGGTGCCTATGATAAAACGGCATTTATGAAATATGTGATCAACAGCTCAGTAAATACTGTCGCTTCTTACAATTCTTTGTATTTGTGGGTAATGCTTACGTACGACAGGATCTACAAATTGAACAAACCAAAAACATATTATTTTAAAGATCCGTATGCAGCTCAAATCGAGCAACTTGGTATAGCTAATCCTATCAATGTAAGTTTCAATACGATACTTACGGATTCTTTTAAAACAGCTGTAAATACCGGAACCGATACCGGTTTTATTGCTGCTATTGGCGACAATGATGTGTATGATTGGAAGCCAAATACGCCTACGAGATTATTCCATGGTGATGCAGATCCATTGGTATTTTATTTCAATTCTGTGAATGCAGAAGCAGCCATGAAAAAACGCGGAGCGACTGATGTGGTGCTGATTACCATTCCTGGTGGAACACATTCATCATCCATCACTACATTTCTTGCAGGAACTTTAGCATTCTTTACAGATTCGAAGTATCAATAA
- the cysM gene encoding cysteine synthase CysM — MSTLLDLVGNTPLVELNRINPNPNVKLYGKLEGNNPGGSVKDRAAYSMIKGAMDRGEIKPGTKLIEATSGNTGIALAMIARLFDIEIELVMPQNSTRERVLTMEAFGAKVTLLDTMEISRDYAEEKAKTGEFLLLNQFANPDNWKAHYNTTGPEIFRDTNQQITHFVSSMGTTGTIMGVSRFLKEQNENIQIVGCQPTDGSSIPGIRKWPVEYLPKIFEKDRVDQVIEVTQEDAVLMTRRLANEEAVFAGMSSGGAAWAAVELAKTLDSGTIVFIICDRGDRYLSSDLFG, encoded by the coding sequence ATGTCTACACTTCTTGATTTAGTAGGAAATACCCCGTTAGTTGAATTAAACCGTATTAATCCAAATCCAAACGTAAAACTTTACGGCAAGCTTGAAGGGAATAATCCTGGCGGAAGCGTGAAGGATCGTGCAGCTTACAGCATGATCAAAGGTGCGATGGACCGGGGAGAAATAAAGCCAGGAACGAAACTGATTGAAGCCACCAGTGGTAATACAGGTATTGCACTGGCGATGATTGCCAGACTTTTTGATATTGAAATCGAACTGGTAATGCCTCAAAATTCTACCCGTGAAAGAGTTCTGACGATGGAAGCTTTCGGAGCAAAAGTAACGCTTCTGGATACGATGGAAATTTCACGAGATTATGCGGAAGAAAAAGCAAAAACCGGTGAATTCCTTTTGCTTAATCAATTTGCCAATCCTGACAACTGGAAAGCGCATTATAACACCACGGGACCAGAAATATTCCGTGATACAAATCAGCAAATAACACATTTTGTTTCTTCCATGGGTACTACCGGTACCATTATGGGCGTTTCCCGTTTTTTGAAAGAACAAAATGAAAATATACAAATTGTTGGCTGCCAGCCAACGGATGGATCCAGCATTCCGGGAATCAGAAAGTGGCCGGTTGAATATCTTCCAAAAATTTTCGAAAAAGATCGTGTCGATCAGGTTATTGAAGTGACTCAGGAAGATGCCGTTTTGATGACACGCCGTCTGGCAAATGAAGAGGCAGTATTTGCCGGAATGAGTAGCGGCGGTGCTGCCTGGGCTGCTGTGGAATTGGCTAAAACACTGGATTCAGGGACTATTGTATTTATAATCTGCGACCGAGGCGACAGATATCTTTCAAGCGATTTATTTGGATGA
- a CDS encoding cytochrome B: MNALIRAHSGLRYVVLGLLIAAVAIAYSNWQNNKQGDSKIYLFALIATHTQLLIGLVLYTMSPLVNFGEIGNKVIRFYSIEHVFMMVIAIILITVGRVRSKKLVGADKHRTVLYFYGMALIIILAAIPWPFRNLGAGWF; the protein is encoded by the coding sequence ATGAACGCTCTTATACGTGCCCATTCCGGCTTACGTTATGTTGTGCTTGGCTTGTTAATTGCCGCAGTAGCCATTGCATATTCCAATTGGCAGAATAACAAACAAGGCGACAGCAAAATTTATTTGTTCGCTTTGATCGCCACACATACCCAGCTTTTGATTGGATTAGTGCTTTACACGATGAGCCCGTTGGTAAATTTCGGAGAGATCGGCAATAAAGTAATTCGTTTTTATTCTATTGAACACGTTTTCATGATGGTGATTGCAATTATTCTGATCACCGTAGGACGCGTTCGTTCGAAGAAATTGGTTGGGGCAGATAAGCACCGTACCGTATTATATTTCTACGGAATGGCATTAATTATCATTCTGGCCGCTATTCCATGGCCTTTCCGGAATTTGGGCGCAGGCTGGTTTTAA
- a CDS encoding DUF4286 family protein, translating into MILFNITVNVSHAAEKEWLKYMKEIHIPEIMASGLPIETKLLRLLTEIDNEGATYTNQFTFRTMEDFLAYQTHFQADLQDKHHQKFNGHYVSFRTLLEEA; encoded by the coding sequence ATGATCCTGTTTAATATTACTGTGAATGTCAGCCACGCAGCTGAAAAAGAATGGCTTAAATACATGAAGGAAATCCACATTCCTGAAATAATGGCCAGCGGATTGCCTATCGAAACAAAATTGCTCCGTTTGCTTACTGAAATTGATAATGAAGGAGCCACTTATACAAACCAGTTTACTTTCCGTACCATGGAAGATTTCCTGGCCTACCAGACCCATTTCCAGGCTGATTTGCAAGACAAACATCATCAAAAGTTTAATGGTCATTATGTCTCTTTCCGAACACTTCTGGAGGAAGCCTGA
- a CDS encoding HPF/RaiA family ribosome-associated protein, whose product MQAIHFDADPKLLTFIQQKMDKLDTFYDKITSGEVFLRLDKSDNAKLHTKLLEVKIYVPGGTMFVREQGTTFEEATDLAIDTLKMQVKKFKDKRNKARAPKPVDGVLQTDEVAVITEDIEE is encoded by the coding sequence ATGCAAGCAATTCACTTCGACGCTGACCCTAAACTGTTGACATTCATTCAACAAAAAATGGATAAACTCGACACGTTTTACGATAAGATTACGAGTGGTGAAGTGTTTCTGAGATTGGATAAAAGTGATAACGCCAAATTACATACCAAACTTCTTGAAGTTAAGATTTATGTTCCGGGCGGGACAATGTTTGTAAGAGAACAGGGTACAACATTTGAAGAGGCGACCGATTTAGCGATTGATACATTGAAAATGCAGGTTAAGAAATTTAAAGACAAGCGGAACAAGGCAAGGGCTCCAAAACCGGTTGATGGAGTTTTACAGACAGACGAAGTTGCTGTTATAACGGAAGATATCGAAGAGTAA